The following proteins come from a genomic window of Enterobacter chengduensis:
- a CDS encoding sodium:solute symporter family protein: MNNFTAEDTLIIVGIVIAYILFTTWLTFRIRSKNSGDFMEGSRAMPAFIVGILLMSEYIGAKSTIGTAQAAFEDGFAASWSVIGAAIGFPLFGLLLVKRIYNTGKITISGAIAEKYGNSTKNIISVIMIYALLLVNVGNYVSGAAAISTVLKVNLPVAAFITAIVSTFYFAFGGMKGVAWVTVLHSALKYFGILAIMGFALSKTGGFTPMIENMPAFYWTWDGNIGASTIFAWLIGTIGSIFCTQFVIQAISSTKDVKSAKRSTWVAFFFCLPIALAIAVIGVAAKYLHPEINSLYAMPIFLQDMNPWLAGLVTTSLVASIFVSVSTVALAIASLVVKDFYVPMRNPTPDQEFKATRWISLLIGFLPLIFVLLVPEVLKLSFFTRAIRLSISVVAVIAFYAPFFRSTRGANAGLIGACVVTSVWYLLGDPFGINNMYIALLTPAVIMAIDRLIPGKAQGKAPTPAQNNGV, encoded by the coding sequence ATGAATAATTTTACCGCTGAAGATACCCTAATCATTGTGGGCATTGTTATTGCTTACATCCTTTTCACCACCTGGCTGACCTTCCGGATCCGCAGTAAAAATTCCGGCGATTTTATGGAAGGCTCCCGCGCGATGCCGGCGTTTATTGTCGGGATCCTGCTGATGTCCGAGTATATCGGCGCTAAATCCACCATCGGCACCGCACAGGCGGCGTTTGAAGACGGCTTTGCCGCGTCATGGTCGGTCATCGGGGCCGCGATTGGCTTCCCGCTCTTTGGCCTGTTACTGGTAAAACGCATCTACAACACCGGGAAAATCACTATCTCTGGTGCGATTGCTGAAAAATACGGTAACAGCACCAAAAACATTATCTCTGTCATCATGATTTACGCCCTGCTGCTGGTTAACGTGGGGAATTACGTCAGCGGCGCAGCGGCTATTTCCACCGTACTGAAAGTCAACCTGCCCGTTGCCGCCTTCATTACGGCCATCGTCAGTACCTTCTACTTCGCCTTTGGCGGCATGAAGGGGGTAGCCTGGGTGACCGTACTGCACAGCGCGCTGAAATACTTTGGTATCCTCGCTATCATGGGCTTTGCGCTCTCCAAAACCGGCGGCTTTACGCCAATGATTGAAAACATGCCGGCCTTCTACTGGACCTGGGACGGTAACATCGGTGCGTCGACCATTTTCGCCTGGCTCATCGGCACCATTGGCTCTATCTTCTGTACCCAGTTTGTAATCCAGGCAATCTCCTCCACCAAAGACGTGAAATCGGCCAAACGCTCTACCTGGGTCGCCTTCTTCTTCTGCCTGCCGATTGCGCTGGCCATTGCGGTGATTGGGGTGGCGGCAAAATACCTGCACCCGGAAATTAACAGCCTGTATGCAATGCCGATTTTCCTGCAGGACATGAACCCGTGGCTGGCCGGCCTGGTCACCACCTCTCTGGTGGCGTCTATTTTCGTCAGCGTCAGTACCGTGGCGCTGGCTATCGCCTCCCTGGTGGTAAAAGACTTTTACGTGCCGATGCGCAACCCAACGCCCGATCAGGAGTTTAAGGCCACCCGCTGGATCTCCCTGCTGATTGGTTTCCTGCCGCTGATTTTTGTTCTGCTGGTACCTGAAGTCCTGAAGCTCTCGTTCTTTACCCGCGCCATTCGCCTTTCGATTTCCGTGGTGGCCGTTATTGCGTTTTACGCGCCGTTCTTCCGCAGCACCCGCGGTGCCAATGCGGGCCTGATTGGCGCCTGCGTCGTCACCTCCGTCTGGTATCTGCTGGGCGATCCTTTCGGCATCAACAATATGTACATTGCCTTGCTGACCCCTGCCGTCATCATGGCGATCGACCGCCTCATTCCGGGAAAAGCGCAGGGTAAAGCACCAACCCCCGCTCAAAATAATGGAGTCTGA
- a CDS encoding DeoR/GlpR family DNA-binding transcription regulator, translating into MKGYNRLEQIMDYLKGHNLVTVDQLVAITDASPATIRRDLIKLDQEGVISRTHGGVTLNRFIPSQPTTHEKMQRSLAEKHAIASAAASFVKAGDAIVLDAGTTMIELARQITHLPLRVITSDLHIALFLSEFRQIEVTIIGGRIDDSSQSCIGEHGRRLLQNVWPDVAFVSCNGWDITRGITSPTEEKAALKRDLIANAKRRVLLADSSKYGAWSLFNVAHLNTLTDIVTDSRLDEATQAGLRALDVQLTLAS; encoded by the coding sequence ATGAAGGGATATAACCGGTTAGAGCAGATAATGGATTACCTGAAAGGGCACAATCTGGTGACGGTGGATCAGCTGGTGGCAATTACCGATGCCTCTCCGGCGACGATCCGCAGGGATTTGATAAAGCTCGATCAGGAAGGTGTCATTAGCCGCACCCATGGCGGCGTTACCCTTAACCGGTTTATTCCTTCCCAGCCCACAACGCATGAAAAAATGCAGCGCAGTCTGGCAGAAAAACACGCCATCGCCAGCGCGGCGGCAAGCTTTGTTAAAGCGGGCGACGCCATTGTGCTCGATGCTGGCACCACGATGATTGAACTCGCTCGCCAAATTACGCATCTGCCGCTTCGCGTCATCACCAGCGACTTGCACATCGCGCTGTTTCTCTCGGAATTCCGTCAGATTGAAGTGACGATAATTGGCGGGCGTATTGATGATTCAAGTCAGTCCTGCATCGGTGAGCACGGGCGTCGCTTGCTGCAGAACGTGTGGCCAGATGTGGCTTTCGTTAGCTGTAACGGATGGGATATCACCCGCGGCATTACCTCACCAACGGAAGAGAAGGCTGCCTTAAAGCGGGATCTGATTGCCAATGCTAAACGTCGCGTGCTGCTGGCGGACAGTTCCAAGTACGGAGCCTGGTCGTTGTTTAACGTGGCGCATCTTAATACCCTGACGGATATCGTCACGGACAGCAGGCTGGACGAAGCGACACAGGCCGGGTTGAGGGCGTTAGATGTCCAGTTGACGCTGGCGTCATGA
- a CDS encoding GNAT family N-acetyltransferase: MYSITSESARHPDILKLIAALDRYQSELYPAESNHLLDLAALPETSLILMVIRDQQLQAVGCGAIVLNGDGTGEMKRVYIDPAHRGQHLGETLLAALEDEALSRHCHTVRLETGIKQPAAVRLYAQCGYDLRPAFAPYVDDPLSLFMEKALVEDVRLAAL; this comes from the coding sequence ATGTATTCCATTACCTCTGAATCTGCCCGTCACCCGGACATTCTCAAGCTGATCGCGGCGCTCGACCGCTATCAGAGCGAGCTTTATCCCGCCGAAAGTAATCATCTTCTCGACCTCGCCGCGCTGCCGGAAACCTCCCTTATCCTGATGGTTATTCGTGACCAGCAGCTGCAGGCCGTGGGCTGTGGAGCCATCGTGCTCAACGGTGACGGCACGGGGGAGATGAAGCGGGTGTATATCGATCCGGCCCATCGCGGGCAGCATCTGGGGGAGACGCTGCTGGCCGCTCTGGAAGATGAAGCCCTGAGCCGTCATTGCCACACGGTACGGCTTGAAACGGGGATCAAACAACCCGCCGCGGTGCGTCTTTACGCGCAGTGCGGGTACGATTTGCGTCCGGCATTTGCCCCGTATGTTGACGATCCGCTCAGCCTGTTTATGGAGAAGGCGCTGGTTGAAGACGTTCGTTTAGCAGCGCTATAA
- a CDS encoding D-threonate 4-phosphate dehydrogenase has protein sequence MTKIIAVTMGDPAGIGPEIIIKSLTEGELSGAPVVVVGCARTLQRVLEKGITGQADIRTIDTVSGARFAAGVINVLDEPLADPDALKPGIVQAEAGDLAYRCVKRATELAMAGEVKAIATAPLNKEALHLAGHLYPGHTELLAHLTDSKDYAMVLYTDKLKVIHITTHIALRKFLDTLNQDRVKTVIGIADRFLKRVGFQQPRIAVAGVNPHAGENGLFGDEEIKIVGPAIDAMKAQGLNVTGPCPPDTVFMQCHEGMYDMVVAMYHDQGHIPLKLLGFYDGVNITAGLPFIRTSADHGTAFDIAWTGKAKSESMTVSIQLAMQITRE, from the coding sequence GTGACTAAAATTATTGCTGTAACCATGGGTGACCCGGCTGGCATTGGCCCGGAAATCATCATCAAATCCCTCACCGAGGGTGAGTTGTCAGGGGCGCCTGTGGTGGTTGTGGGCTGCGCCAGAACGCTGCAGCGGGTGCTTGAGAAAGGAATCACCGGGCAGGCGGATATCCGCACTATCGACACGGTCAGCGGCGCGCGCTTTGCCGCTGGCGTGATTAACGTGCTTGATGAACCGCTGGCCGATCCTGATGCACTGAAGCCGGGTATCGTTCAGGCTGAGGCCGGGGATCTGGCTTATCGTTGCGTGAAGCGTGCTACCGAACTGGCGATGGCGGGTGAGGTGAAGGCGATTGCAACGGCTCCCCTGAATAAAGAGGCGCTGCACCTGGCCGGGCATCTCTATCCGGGTCATACCGAGCTGCTGGCGCATCTGACCGACAGCAAAGATTACGCCATGGTGCTGTATACGGACAAACTGAAGGTGATTCACATCACGACCCACATTGCGTTGCGCAAATTCCTTGATACGCTCAATCAGGATCGGGTAAAAACCGTGATTGGGATTGCGGATAGATTCCTGAAACGCGTCGGCTTTCAACAACCGCGCATTGCGGTTGCCGGCGTTAACCCGCATGCGGGTGAAAACGGCCTGTTTGGCGATGAAGAGATCAAGATTGTCGGCCCGGCTATCGACGCGATGAAAGCGCAGGGGTTAAACGTCACCGGACCGTGTCCACCGGATACGGTATTTATGCAATGCCACGAAGGAATGTATGACATGGTCGTTGCGATGTATCACGATCAGGGGCATATTCCGCTAAAATTACTCGGCTTTTATGACGGGGTGAATATCACCGCCGGCTTGCCGTTTATCCGTACCTCTGCGGACCACGGTACCGCATTCGATATTGCCTGGACCGGCAAAGCGAAGTCTGAGAGCATGACGGTGTCTATCCAGTTGGCTATGCAAATTACACGGGAATGA
- the dtnK gene encoding D-threonate kinase codes for MKVSNVNREVVVVADDFTGANDAGVSLALCGKKVIVAFHTPFTQASDVLIVNTDSRALKASEAAERVAALGAEIADARWLIKKMDSTLRGNAGAESQVLKALSGRRQVIVAPAYPSAGRITRFGRCLVNGVPVDETEFASDPKTPVPSAAIADLFTGVSAKSVTVKTLTAELARGTEWLIVDAHTDEEMDAIIDAALACSQTPLLVGSAGLCDALARHLAPVRRKQLLAAVGSMSEIAQRQIALAVSQADVSSVLIDVNDALRGDTSRYLEQIAQVLQSGHHCIVHTCAGHEARHQVEQLCQQYRVTRAGLGEKICTFLGELTRQVLAAQTPDALYVSGGDVAMAVARALDARGFEITGCVAQCVPVGKFLGCGWQQPVMTKAGGFGNEETLLEVLHFIEERLSD; via the coding sequence ATGAAAGTGAGCAATGTGAACAGAGAGGTCGTGGTCGTCGCCGATGACTTTACCGGCGCAAATGATGCCGGTGTCAGCCTGGCGCTGTGCGGCAAAAAAGTCATTGTGGCGTTTCATACACCGTTTACCCAGGCGAGCGATGTGCTGATTGTTAACACCGATTCCCGGGCGCTGAAGGCATCGGAGGCGGCCGAAAGGGTGGCCGCACTTGGGGCTGAAATCGCGGATGCCCGCTGGCTCATTAAAAAGATGGATTCCACGCTGCGCGGCAACGCAGGAGCCGAATCTCAGGTTCTTAAGGCATTAAGCGGCAGGCGGCAGGTGATCGTGGCGCCGGCATACCCGTCAGCAGGGCGGATCACGCGGTTCGGCAGGTGTCTGGTAAACGGCGTTCCGGTGGATGAAACCGAATTTGCCAGCGATCCCAAAACGCCTGTCCCGTCTGCCGCTATTGCTGACCTGTTTACCGGGGTGAGCGCTAAAAGCGTGACCGTGAAAACGCTCACTGCCGAACTTGCCCGAGGAACGGAATGGCTCATCGTGGATGCGCACACCGATGAGGAGATGGACGCCATTATCGATGCCGCGTTGGCCTGCTCACAGACGCCGCTGCTGGTGGGCTCTGCTGGATTATGCGATGCGCTGGCCCGTCATCTGGCCCCGGTCCGGCGTAAACAACTGCTGGCCGCCGTCGGCTCGATGAGTGAGATCGCGCAACGACAGATTGCACTGGCGGTAAGCCAGGCGGACGTCTCGTCGGTACTCATTGATGTGAATGACGCGCTGCGCGGAGACACGTCCCGGTATCTCGAACAGATTGCGCAGGTACTTCAGTCTGGCCATCACTGCATTGTGCATACCTGTGCGGGCCACGAGGCCCGGCATCAGGTCGAGCAACTCTGCCAGCAGTATCGCGTCACCCGCGCAGGCCTGGGCGAAAAAATTTGTACGTTTTTAGGCGAACTGACCCGACAGGTGCTGGCGGCGCAGACGCCTGACGCGCTGTACGTCTCCGGTGGCGACGTGGCGATGGCTGTCGCGAGGGCACTGGACGCTCGGGGGTTTGAGATTACCGGGTGCGTCGCACAGTGCGTGCCAGTCGGAAAATTTCTGGGTTGTGGCTGGCAGCAGCCGGTAATGACCAAAGCAGGGGGCTTCGGAAACGAAGAGACGCTGCTTGAGGTGTTGCATTTTATCGAGGAGAGACTGAGTGACTAA
- a CDS encoding iron-containing alcohol dehydrogenase has protein sequence MVTINSTLISGANAIAAIRPLLTDKTQILLVTDGNIARLEAAKQIRAILEEDQRGVTIIDNVPPEPTHHDVNQLLSTLKGTFGLVVGLGGGSVLDVAKLLSVLCHPLSPGLDNLLAGIKPVARIASLLIPATAGTGSEATPNAILAIPEQSTKVGIISSVLLPDYVALLPELTTSMPAHIASSTGIDALCHLIECFTSTVANPISDNAALMGLSKLLNNIETACAEPGNLLAKLEMLWASYYGGVAIAHAGTHLVHALSYPLGGKYHLPHGVANAILLAPCMRVVRPHCVTKFAQVWDLVPGANTSLSDEEKSHALVEYFAALVRRLNLPDNLETLGVPREDIASLSDAALNVKRLMNNAPCQVNHDEVQAIYRTLFPQH, from the coding sequence GTGGTTACGATCAACAGCACCCTGATTAGCGGGGCGAATGCCATCGCCGCCATCAGGCCATTACTTACTGATAAAACGCAGATCCTGCTGGTAACGGACGGCAATATTGCGCGTCTGGAGGCAGCAAAGCAGATCCGCGCGATCCTCGAAGAGGACCAGCGCGGCGTCACGATTATCGACAATGTCCCGCCTGAGCCCACCCATCACGACGTGAACCAGCTGCTCTCGACGTTAAAGGGAACGTTTGGGCTGGTCGTCGGCCTCGGCGGTGGTAGCGTACTGGATGTAGCCAAACTGCTTTCAGTACTTTGTCACCCGCTTTCTCCGGGGCTGGACAACCTGCTCGCGGGCATAAAACCGGTGGCACGCATCGCGTCACTGCTGATCCCGGCCACTGCAGGAACCGGATCGGAAGCGACGCCGAATGCCATTCTGGCCATACCGGAGCAAAGCACGAAAGTGGGCATCATCTCCTCCGTCCTGCTGCCCGATTACGTCGCCCTGCTGCCGGAGCTGACGACCAGCATGCCCGCACACATTGCCTCATCCACCGGGATTGATGCCCTGTGCCATCTGATTGAGTGTTTCACCTCAACGGTCGCTAATCCGATTAGCGATAACGCCGCGCTGATGGGCCTGTCTAAGCTGCTCAACAACATTGAAACGGCCTGCGCCGAACCGGGCAATCTGCTGGCGAAACTGGAGATGCTGTGGGCGTCTTACTACGGCGGGGTCGCCATTGCACATGCTGGCACGCACCTGGTTCACGCCCTGTCCTACCCGCTCGGCGGCAAATATCACCTGCCTCACGGGGTGGCCAACGCGATTCTGCTGGCGCCCTGCATGCGCGTGGTTCGTCCCCACTGCGTGACGAAATTTGCGCAAGTCTGGGATTTGGTGCCCGGCGCGAATACGTCGCTGTCAGACGAAGAAAAATCCCACGCGCTGGTGGAGTACTTTGCCGCGCTGGTTCGCAGACTCAACCTGCCGGATAACCTGGAGACACTGGGCGTACCGCGTGAAGATATCGCCTCCCTCAGTGATGCGGCCCTTAACGTTAAGCGGCTCATGAACAATGCACCCTGTCAGGTTAATCACGACGAGGTGCAGGCGATTTACCGGACACTGTTTCCCCAACATTAA
- the ptrR gene encoding putrescine utilization regulator PtrR: MDLTQLEMFNAVALTGSITQAAQKVHRVPSNLTTRIRQLEADLGVELFIRENQRLRLSPAGHNFLRYSRQILALVDEARMVVAGDEPQGLFALGALESTAAVRIPETLAQFNQRYPRIQFALSTGPSGTMIDGVLEGTLSAAFVDGPLSHPELEGMPVYREEMMLVTPAGQAEISRAAQVSGSDVYAFRANCSYRRHLESWFHADRATPGRIHEMESYHGMLACVIAGAGIALMPRSMLESMPGHHQVEAWPLAENWRWLTTWLVWRRGAMTRQLEAFIALLNERLQPAPSP, translated from the coding sequence ATGGACCTAACCCAGCTTGAAATGTTTAACGCCGTCGCGCTGACGGGCAGCATCACCCAGGCGGCGCAGAAGGTGCACCGCGTCCCCTCAAACCTGACGACCCGCATCCGCCAGCTGGAAGCCGATCTTGGCGTGGAGCTGTTTATCCGTGAAAACCAGCGTTTGCGCTTATCGCCCGCCGGGCATAACTTCCTGCGCTACAGCAGGCAGATCCTGGCGCTGGTGGATGAAGCGCGGATGGTCGTCGCGGGTGACGAGCCGCAGGGGTTATTTGCCCTCGGCGCGCTGGAAAGTACCGCCGCCGTGCGTATTCCTGAAACGCTGGCGCAGTTTAACCAGCGCTATCCGCGCATCCAGTTTGCCCTTTCTACCGGGCCATCCGGGACGATGATTGACGGCGTGCTGGAGGGAACCCTAAGCGCCGCCTTTGTCGATGGGCCGCTGTCGCACCCTGAGCTGGAGGGGATGCCGGTCTACAGAGAAGAGATGATGCTGGTCACGCCCGCCGGACAGGCGGAAATCTCACGCGCCGCACAGGTCAGCGGCAGCGATGTTTACGCCTTTCGCGCCAACTGCTCGTATCGCCGACACCTGGAGAGCTGGTTTCATGCGGACAGAGCCACGCCCGGCCGCATTCATGAGATGGAGTCCTACCACGGCATGCTCGCCTGCGTCATTGCGGGGGCGGGCATCGCTCTGATGCCGCGCTCGATGCTGGAGAGTATGCCGGGACATCATCAGGTTGAGGCATGGCCGCTGGCAGAAAACTGGCGCTGGCTCACCACCTGGCTGGTGTGGCGACGCGGGGCAATGACTCGCCAGCTCGAAGCCTTTATAGCGCTGCTAAACGAACGTCTTCAACCAGCGCCTTCTCCATAA
- a CDS encoding dihydrodipicolinate synthase family protein yields the protein MRNNIRGVLTAVVTPFDMEGALNLSGLKRQINRQLSAGNGIFCGGTNGEFFVLNEEEKIAVTRTCVETVAGRAPVVAHIGEISTRETIRLGKQIASLGVDAVSVITPYFVPLKQSELVAHYTAIADALAVPVFLYNIPARTGNTIEPATARALAEHPNIVGIKDSAGSYESLSGFLNAVRDMDGFDVLNGPDSLIHQGFVDGCSACISGLANVAPTAINAIWSRFNAGDIDGSRLAQESVTQLRTELYNVAFSPAAVKKALQIMGEDVGESRYAVAFSEQQCQQIRRIVTTSLN from the coding sequence ATGCGTAACAACATCAGGGGCGTGCTAACGGCCGTTGTAACCCCCTTTGACATGGAAGGCGCGCTGAACCTGTCGGGCCTGAAACGACAGATCAATCGTCAACTCAGTGCTGGCAACGGCATCTTCTGCGGCGGCACAAACGGCGAGTTCTTCGTGCTTAACGAAGAAGAAAAAATCGCCGTCACCCGCACCTGCGTGGAAACGGTGGCCGGGCGCGCACCGGTCGTGGCGCACATTGGGGAAATTTCGACCCGCGAAACCATCCGTCTGGGGAAACAGATCGCCTCGCTGGGCGTCGATGCCGTTTCCGTCATTACCCCTTACTTCGTTCCGCTGAAACAGTCTGAACTGGTCGCGCACTACACCGCTATCGCCGACGCGCTAGCCGTACCGGTATTTCTGTACAACATTCCAGCGCGTACCGGCAATACCATTGAACCCGCTACCGCACGCGCGCTGGCCGAACATCCCAACATCGTCGGTATTAAAGACAGTGCCGGGAGCTATGAAAGCCTGAGTGGATTCCTTAATGCGGTGAGGGACATGGATGGATTCGACGTGCTCAACGGCCCAGATTCGCTTATCCACCAGGGCTTCGTCGACGGATGTTCGGCCTGCATTTCCGGGCTGGCAAACGTGGCGCCGACGGCCATCAACGCTATCTGGTCACGCTTTAACGCGGGGGATATTGACGGTTCCCGCCTCGCGCAGGAGAGCGTCACCCAACTGCGCACCGAGCTGTACAACGTGGCGTTTTCCCCTGCCGCAGTCAAAAAAGCACTGCAAATCATGGGGGAAGACGTCGGTGAGAGTCGATATGCCGTGGCATTTAGCGAGCAGCAGTGCCAACAGATACGCCGAATAGTGACAACGTCACTTAACTAA
- the sad gene encoding succinate-semialdehyde dehydrogenase, which yields MKYSSATHALSVNPATGETIAAYPWATPEEVERAISLSDSGYRQWRRESVSHRAQKLRDLGAALRNRAEEMAQTISREMGKPILQARAEVAKSAGLCDWYAEHGPTMLRAEPTLVENQNAVIEYRPLGPILAVMPWNFPLWQVLRGAVPILLAGNSYLLKHAPNVLGSAELIGQIFADAGFPEGVFGWVNATNDGVSQAITDPRIAAVTVTGSVRAGAAIGAQAGAALKKCVLELGGSDPFVVLNDADLDLAVKAAVAGRYQNTGQVCAAAKRFIVEEGIAETFTQRFVEAVAALKLGAPDQEENYLGPMARFDLRDELHQQVQATLSEGATLLLGGEKISGDGNYYAPTVLTNVTPSMTAFRQELFGPVAAITVAKDAAHALTLANDSDFGLSATVFTADAALADTFSRELECGGVFINGYSASDARVAFGGVKKSGFGRELSHFGLHEFCNVQTVWKDRV from the coding sequence ATGAAATATTCATCTGCTACACATGCCCTCTCTGTTAACCCGGCTACGGGTGAAACGATCGCAGCGTATCCGTGGGCGACGCCGGAAGAGGTTGAACGCGCGATTTCTCTGTCTGACTCAGGCTATCGCCAGTGGCGACGCGAAAGCGTGTCCCACCGGGCGCAGAAGCTGCGGGATCTCGGCGCCGCGCTGCGAAACCGCGCGGAAGAGATGGCGCAGACGATCTCCCGTGAAATGGGCAAACCCATCCTACAGGCGCGGGCTGAGGTGGCAAAATCCGCCGGTCTGTGCGACTGGTACGCCGAACACGGCCCGACGATGCTGCGCGCGGAGCCTACGCTGGTGGAAAACCAGAACGCGGTCATTGAATACCGTCCCCTGGGGCCGATCCTCGCCGTGATGCCGTGGAACTTCCCGCTCTGGCAGGTGCTGCGCGGCGCGGTGCCGATCCTGCTGGCCGGGAACAGCTATCTGCTCAAACATGCGCCCAACGTGCTCGGCTCTGCTGAGCTTATCGGGCAGATCTTCGCGGATGCGGGTTTTCCGGAAGGCGTGTTCGGCTGGGTGAACGCCACCAACGACGGCGTCAGCCAGGCGATTACCGATCCCCGTATTGCGGCGGTAACCGTTACCGGCAGCGTCCGAGCCGGTGCGGCGATTGGCGCCCAGGCAGGGGCCGCGCTGAAAAAATGCGTTCTGGAGCTGGGCGGCTCCGACCCGTTTGTCGTGCTTAACGATGCCGACCTGGATCTTGCCGTGAAGGCCGCGGTAGCGGGGCGCTACCAGAATACCGGGCAGGTTTGCGCGGCGGCGAAACGTTTTATCGTCGAAGAGGGTATCGCCGAGACCTTTACCCAGCGCTTTGTCGAGGCCGTTGCTGCGCTGAAGCTGGGCGCGCCTGACCAGGAAGAAAACTACCTGGGTCCGATGGCGCGTTTTGACCTGCGCGATGAACTGCATCAGCAGGTGCAGGCCACCCTGTCGGAAGGGGCAACGCTGCTGCTGGGCGGAGAGAAAATCAGCGGCGACGGCAATTATTACGCGCCAACCGTCCTGACGAACGTCACCCCATCGATGACGGCGTTCCGCCAGGAGCTGTTTGGTCCGGTCGCGGCCATTACCGTCGCGAAAGACGCGGCGCACGCCCTGACGCTTGCCAACGACAGCGACTTTGGCCTGTCCGCCACCGTCTTTACCGCTGACGCTGCGCTTGCGGATACCTTCTCTCGCGAACTGGAGTGCGGCGGGGTGTTTATCAACGGCTATAGCGCCAGCGATGCGCGCGTGGCCTTCGGGGGCGTGAAGAAAAGCGGCTTTGGCCGCGAGCTTTCCCACTTTGGATTGCACGAGTTCTGCAACGTGCAGACGGTGTGGAAGGATCGCGTGTAA